Proteins from a single region of Bartonella sp. M0283:
- a CDS encoding arginase family protein → MINREKPDKIVMFGGDCLVDLAPFSYLSSVYGQSFGILWIDAHPDVMTPKQFAHSHAHVLGALMGNGDPDLIKDVKTPVPARKVMIAGIHDPTDYEKSS, encoded by the coding sequence ATTATCAACAGGGAAAAACCCGACAAAATCGTTATGTTCGGTGGTGACTGTCTGGTCGATCTGGCACCATTCTCATATCTGAGTAGCGTCTATGGTCAATCGTTCGGCATATTGTGGATTGATGCCCATCCGGACGTTATGACACCGAAACAATTTGCTCATTCCCACGCCCACGTTCTGGGAGCACTTATGGGCAATGGCGATCCCGACCTTATTAAAGACGTCAAAACACCGGTACCGGCAAGAAAGGTCATGATTGCAGGTATCCACGATCCGACAGACTATGAAAAAAGTTCCTGA